The candidate division WOR-3 bacterium DNA segment ACTACCACTACTTTCTTAATAAGAGATACTTTAATTGCTCCTTTTGCGCAAGCGACACCAAACATTGATGGTAATATTCAAGAATCTGAATGGTATGATGCCTTAAAATGGGATATTTCTGATGTTTTAAATATGCAGGGTAGCGGTGCTCGTCCTGCTGGCAGTGTCTTTCTTTATGTGAAGCACGATTCTAACAATGTTTATTGGGCAATTGACTTTGTAGCAAAAAATACAAGGGATAACTATGACCAATTTGGCTGTTATTTAGATGAAAATTATAGCCGAACTTGGGCAACTGATTCTTCCGAAGGTAATCATTGGTTTGTCTGGCTAAATCAGGATACCGTTATCTATCGTGCCTTAATTGGACCAGGAAACATTCCCAGTGCTTATTGGACAAGATGGGCAAGTGGTAATGGTATTTCTCGAGCAAGCACTGCTTCTGGTCATCTCCAATTTGAGGCGGTAGTTGCTAAAGGAACACAAAAATGGAATTACACTATTAATCCGACTAACGATACAGTTGGTTTTTATGTTTATGTTGCCGCCGGACCAACCGGAAATGATATGTGGGGAACTTGGCCAACAACAATGCCTGGTAGTAATTGGAATAATGCTGCTACTTACGGAACTTTAATCTTTAGCCATTTACCTTCTGGTGTAAATGAAGAAAAAGAGATTATTTTAAAAGAAATCAAGAGAAATAATATATTAAGAATTCCACTTTTTATAAAGAATGCTAAAAGTCTATCTTTATATGATGCGACCGGAAAATTGGTAGTAAATCTAAATAATACTGAAAAAAATCTTTATTGGAACGGAAAAGATAAAAACGGCAAATTCGTTCCTAATGGTATCTATTTCTTAAAGATAAAAACAGAAGAAAGCGAAATTACTACGAAAGCAGTAATTCTCAGATAATAAAATTACAAATATAAGGAGAAGGCGGAAGTCTTATCTTCCGCCTTCT contains these protein-coding regions:
- a CDS encoding T9SS type A sorting domain-containing protein; protein product: GPLNPGETARVSFPNWLTGPAGNNYQITIFTALENDSNQTNDTAKQTTTTFLIRDTLIAPFAQATPNIDGNIQESEWYDALKWDISDVLNMQGSGARPAGSVFLYVKHDSNNVYWAIDFVAKNTRDNYDQFGCYLDENYSRTWATDSSEGNHWFVWLNQDTVIYRALIGPGNIPSAYWTRWASGNGISRASTASGHLQFEAVVAKGTQKWNYTINPTNDTVGFYVYVAAGPTGNDMWGTWPTTMPGSNWNNAATYGTLIFSHLPSGVNEEKEIILKEIKRNNILRIPLFIKNAKSLSLYDATGKLVVNLNNTEKNLYWNGKDKNGKFVPNGIYFLKIKTEESEITTKAVILR